The genomic region GTTATCTGGCATATTTTCGTAATTTCTGTCTTCTTCATTATATTCATACATCATCGCTTGCAACCAGTCGTCTTCGTTTGGAAATAGACTAATGTTTACGTTATCCGGACGCTCCAAGCCAGGATAAATATCAGCACTATAATCCACTCTTCTAAAATCTACCCAGGTTTCTGGATTGAGCATATTGGCAATATATTTCTGAACAAAAATCTGGGAAAGATCAAAGTTAGCCTGGCCTATTTCAGTATCAATTTTAGTCATATAGGTTGTAATCTCTTCAGAAGAAACATTTAGTTTTTGAAGGTCTGCTTCTACACCGGTTTTATAAGCAGCATAGGCCCCAGCAATATCACCATTTCTAAATCTCGCTTCAGCTTCAATAAATTTCACTTCAGAATACGTCATCATATAAGTTGGTGAATCTGGCGAAGTATAAAATCCTCCATTCCCTAACGAATAATCGTCGGCAAGCTCAGCATCTACACCTGCACCGGTCTTCACTCCCTGATAGCCTCCGTTTACCGCCTCAGGAACAATGATAGACAGTCTTGGATCTTCAAATTCTTCCTCGATAGTTAATGGATCTTTAAGCAAGTTCACAAAAAACTCTGAGAAATAATCGAATCGTGTAGAACCATATCCATTCACGCTAAAAGGCTGATTATCATTCACGGCGGTTCCACCACCATAAGATATTAAAGCATTGTCCTGATTAGAGGCCAAACCATTTTGAGTTGCTTGGATTACAGCCTGGGGATCGTAGGCAAATTCACCGGACGACTTTTTGGTAAGATGGTTTAAATACCGTGCTTTTATAGAATAAGCAAAACGTTTCCATTGCGCAAGATCTCCATTGTAAAGAATATCACCCTCTGCAGCTTGCAGGGAAATTTCGCTGTCCATATCGAGTTCGGCAATTGCTTCATCCAATAGTGTAAAAATTAATTGATATACTTCTTGTTGTGATACAAATTCGGGTTCCAGCTCTATCGTTCTTTCGGGATTATAACTATCATCTGTAACTATAGAACCATATTGATCAGTAGCCATTCCAAAAAGATAAGCTCTTAGAATCTTTCCTACCGCCGTATAGTGAGGAGAATTATATTCTTCTCCCAGATAGATCAAATCTGCGGTATTAGGTAAAGCATAAACATACACGTTTTGCCATAAGAAATAACTTCCCGTGGTTAAAAACGTATTCCAGGATTCCGAATAATAGGCAGGCACATTTTGAGAACCATACTGTACCACACCCAGTACTTCTCTAGTCCCTCTGTACTGAGCGGTAGCTACCGTATTTTCTATAGCTCCCTCAATACGATATTGCGGCGCCAATCCAGTATTTGTTGGATTTGTTAGCGAATTATTTACGTCTAAATAGTCCTGGCAACTAAAAAATGTTGTGACAAAGCCTAAGAGGCAAAAATATTTATATCTCTTTTTCATGATTTTCTAAAATTTAAAGCGTATTCCTAAATCAAAACCTCTGGTATTTGGAGTTCCTAAATTATCAATCCCCACAGAGCCAGTACCCTGAACACCAGCACCAAAGGTATTTACCTCGGGATCTACACCACTATAATCTGTAATAGTAAAAAGGTTTCTTCCGGTAAGTGAAATTTGAGCGGAAGCAATATTGAGTTTTTCCAGAAAGTCTTTTGAAAAATTATAGGTTAAAGTTGCATATCTCAATCTTGTAAAAGAGGCATCTTCTATAAAATTTTCTGCGTCTTGAGAATAATACTGTTGATAATAGTCCATTTCAGTTACTTCCCTGGTGTTAGGGCTTCCATTTGCAGTTACACCTTCAACTAATCTAGTGCCGCCTGGATTTCTATTCAGTGTTTCATCTGCCAAGCCGTAAAATGCCAAAGCAGATTTAGTAGCATTATACGCTTCCTGCCCTTGTACTAAATCTAGTAAAAATGTGAAATCAAAGTTCTTGTAAGAAAGGGAATTGGTAATACCTAAAGTCCAATCTGGCAATCTGTTAACATCATCAAATATAACGGTTTCCAATTGAGGTAGGCCATTAGAACCAATTACAAGTTCTCCTGCATCAGTTCTTACCGCCCTGTAACCTCGCAATCCAAAAAGAGAACCACCAAGGATGGCAGCACCTGCTGCGCTATTCTGAAAAGTCCATGAATCAGAATTATATACCTCATCTAATTGCCCTGGAAGTCCTTTAACTTCATTTCTATTCACACCTAAGTTATAGGTCATATTCCACTGGAATTCATTTTGTCTCGGAAATATTTTTGCAGTTATTAAAGCTTCCAATCCTTTATTCACAATTTCTCCACCGTTAAGCGTTGCCAGGAATGTCCCGGAAGAAGGGGGAACCCTAATATCCTGCAATATTTGATCTGTAGATTGAGCGTAATACATTCCAAAATCTACAGCTAATCTATTCTGAAAAAAACGAGCGTCAAAACCTACTTCATAAGTATCTGTAAATTCTGGAACCAGTTCTGGATTTCCAACACCTAAACCACTAAAAGCATAGGCAGAGGTGGCCAAAGGATTAATATTTGTACTAACCAGTGTTTGTAATAAGCCTGGCGAAGGAGCATCTTTTCCGGCCTGAGCATAAGTAGCTCTTAATTTTAAATAAGAAAGACCATTATCTGAGGTTATATCATTACCGTTCTGTTCAAATATTTCAGTAATAATTGCAGAACCACCTATAGAAGGATAAAAGAAAGACCAATCCGACTGGGGTAAAGTGGAAGACCAATCATTTCTTCCGGTGACATTTAAAAAGAATGCATCTCGATATGACAATTTTAATTCCCCAAACACACCAATATTTCTTCTTCTTAAAATAACCTCGGTTACACTTTGATTTTCCTGTGCAACATTACTTATAGATGTAATCCCGGGAGCAAGAAATCCATTCCCATATGTATAAATGGAATGGTTTCGAACATCTTCCACTGTATTACCTACTAGAGCTTCTAACTCGAAATCTTCTGTTATCTCCTTTGTATAGCGTAGAATTAAATTAGAAGTAGTTCTCCTGAATTCTCTTTCAGACTGATTGATATAACCATCTGACCTATTTTCAATAAGAGATCCTTGCCCAATGACCATTTTATTAAATTCCCTGTAATAATCTGTACCTAGCTTATAGGATAGGTTGAAATCATTAAGAAAATCATAGCTCAAATTCAATATTCCTAATAAGCGATTTACTTTATTGTCGTTAGGACTATTTTCTAAACTCCAATAAGGATTATCAAATTGCTGATCACTATAAAAAGTAGATTGCGAACCATCTTCATTTAAGTAATCATTTATATCTACATTGACAGGATACGACAATAAACTATTAAAACTACTTCCTGAGACGCTTCCCTGCCGGGTACTGCCAATTTCAGTAACAATATAATTTGCCGAGGCGCCTATAGTTAAATTATCTGTAACATTAGAAGAAGTATTTATTTTAAATGAAGTTTTGTCATAACTGGTACTTTCAATAACCCCTTGCTGCGATAGATCTCCTATAGAAAGATACATTGTGCTATTCTTAGTACCTCCAGAGTAGCTAATATTGTGATCTTGAGTATATGCAGTTTTATAAAAATCCTTAATGTGGTCATAAACCTGTATTGCTGAAGATATTTGAGGTCCCCAGGTAAAGGGAGAGTCCGTATTATAATTAAATCCATCAGTACTTAAAATTTGCTGACCCTGCCCATATCTCTGTTGAACATCTGGTGTTCCTAAAATGTTATCTATGGAAAAAGTTCCTGAATAAGTAATACTACTAACGCCTGGTTTTCCGTTTTTCGTAGTAATCACCACGGCTCCATCAGCCGCCTGAATTCCATATAATGCCGCAGCCGCTGGTCCTTTAAGAACAGAAATACTTTCTATATCCTCGGGATTCAAATCGGCAGCCCGGTTAATACTTGCTACTGTAGTACTAGCACCAGTAGAGTTATCCATCGGGATACCATCTATTATAAAAAGCGGCTGATTATTACCAGTTATCGATGTTCCTCCTCTGATGAAAATACTGGCTGATGAACCTGGCGCCCCACCAGAATTGGTAATAGAAACTCCGGCTATTTTACCCTGCAAACCACTTACCACATTCTTCTGATTTCCTTCTTGTAGTTCTTCGGCTTTTATATCCTGAATGGCATATCCTAAGGATTTTTTGTTTCTCTCAATCCCAAAGGCAGTGACCACCACCTCGTTTAAACTCTCAGTATCAACTTCCATAGAAATATTCAAGGAAGTTCGATTTCCCACTGTTACTTCTTTGGTAGTAAAACCTATAGAGGAAAATACTATTACCACTCCATCAGTATCCGGTATAGATAAACTGAAGTTACCGTCAAAATCTGTAACTGTACCGATGTTCGAATTTTTTACCCGAACGTTCACTCCTGGAAGTGGAATTTGATCCTCATCCACAACCGTTCCTGAAATTTCTTTATCCTGTGCCCAAATTTGTATTGAAAACAATAAAAATAGGAACAAGACTGGTTTTTTGAATTGTCTTTTCATAGTAGTCCGTTAACAATTAGTTATGAAACAAACATATTATTAAAATTAAAAAAAAGCAATAAGAAACTGCATAAGTTCAATTTAAATGCAATTTATATGCTAATTAGATATAATTTATGCTATAAAAAATTGCAAAATATAAAATTTATATAATTTTACAGAAATTTAAATTTTTAACATTTTTTGTAGCTTAATAGGATTCTTAAACCAATACAAAAGACTTAATTAGTAATTTATAAATACATACCCCTAGATGAAAAAAAAAGAAAGACGCGAGATTATTCTTAACGAAGTTCATTTACATAATAGAGTATTGCTAAGTGATTTAACCAATATTCTTAATGTCTCTATGGATACTGTACGAAGGGATCTAATGGAATTAGATAAACACAAATTGCTCAAAAAGGTTCATGGCGGTGCAGTATCCAATGGTTTTAATATTCATTCTGATCAAAACCGGGAAATTTATGAATACGAAAACAAATCGATTATTGCCAAAAAAGGAATTTCGCTTTTAAATCATGGGGATGTTGTACTAATAACCGGCGGTTCTACCAATTTGGAATTGGCAAAATTGCTGCCACAAAAAATGAATCTTACATTCTTTACTCCCAGCCTTCCTATGGCAGTAGAATTACTTAATAATTCATCTATGCTAAGCGAAGTCCATTTAATCGGCGGTAAATTATCTAAAGGATCACAACTAGCTACCGGTGGAAATTCCATAAATACCTTAGCTGAAATTACTGCGGATATTTGCTTTTTAGGTACCGGTTATATGGATTTAGATAAAGGAATTACTGAAATTGACTGGGAAATTGCCCAGATGAAAAAAGCAATGGTCAATGCTTCCAGAAAAATCGTGTCGCTAAGTATTTCTAAGAAAC from Zunongwangia profunda SM-A87 harbors:
- a CDS encoding SusD/RagB family nutrient-binding outer membrane lipoprotein, yielding MKKRYKYFCLLGFVTTFFSCQDYLDVNNSLTNPTNTGLAPQYRIEGAIENTVATAQYRGTREVLGVVQYGSQNVPAYYSESWNTFLTTGSYFLWQNVYVYALPNTADLIYLGEEYNSPHYTAVGKILRAYLFGMATDQYGSIVTDDSYNPERTIELEPEFVSQQEVYQLIFTLLDEAIAELDMDSEISLQAAEGDILYNGDLAQWKRFAYSIKARYLNHLTKKSSGEFAYDPQAVIQATQNGLASNQDNALISYGGGTAVNDNQPFSVNGYGSTRFDYFSEFFVNLLKDPLTIEEEFEDPRLSIIVPEAVNGGYQGVKTGAGVDAELADDYSLGNGGFYTSPDSPTYMMTYSEVKFIEAEARFRNGDIAGAYAAYKTGVEADLQKLNVSSEEITTYMTKIDTEIGQANFDLSQIFVQKYIANMLNPETWVDFRRVDYSADIYPGLERPDNVNISLFPNEDDWLQAMMYEYNEEDRNYENMPDNNPAVRLTTPVWWDVEE
- a CDS encoding SusC/RagA family TonB-linked outer membrane protein, translating into MKRQFKKPVLFLFLLFSIQIWAQDKEISGTVVDEDQIPLPGVNVRVKNSNIGTVTDFDGNFSLSIPDTDGVVIVFSSIGFTTKEVTVGNRTSLNISMEVDTESLNEVVVTAFGIERNKKSLGYAIQDIKAEELQEGNQKNVVSGLQGKIAGVSITNSGGAPGSSASIFIRGGTSITGNNQPLFIIDGIPMDNSTGASTTVASINRAADLNPEDIESISVLKGPAAAALYGIQAADGAVVITTKNGKPGVSSITYSGTFSIDNILGTPDVQQRYGQGQQILSTDGFNYNTDSPFTWGPQISSAIQVYDHIKDFYKTAYTQDHNISYSGGTKNSTMYLSIGDLSQQGVIESTSYDKTSFKINTSSNVTDNLTIGASANYIVTEIGSTRQGSVSGSSFNSLLSYPVNVDINDYLNEDGSQSTFYSDQQFDNPYWSLENSPNDNKVNRLLGILNLSYDFLNDFNLSYKLGTDYYREFNKMVIGQGSLIENRSDGYINQSEREFRRTTSNLILRYTKEITEDFELEALVGNTVEDVRNHSIYTYGNGFLAPGITSISNVAQENQSVTEVILRRRNIGVFGELKLSYRDAFFLNVTGRNDWSSTLPQSDWSFFYPSIGGSAIITEIFEQNGNDITSDNGLSYLKLRATYAQAGKDAPSPGLLQTLVSTNINPLATSAYAFSGLGVGNPELVPEFTDTYEVGFDARFFQNRLAVDFGMYYAQSTDQILQDIRVPPSSGTFLATLNGGEIVNKGLEALITAKIFPRQNEFQWNMTYNLGVNRNEVKGLPGQLDEVYNSDSWTFQNSAAGAAILGGSLFGLRGYRAVRTDAGELVIGSNGLPQLETVIFDDVNRLPDWTLGITNSLSYKNFDFTFLLDLVQGQEAYNATKSALAFYGLADETLNRNPGGTRLVEGVTANGSPNTREVTEMDYYQQYYSQDAENFIEDASFTRLRYATLTYNFSKDFLEKLNIASAQISLTGRNLFTITDYSGVDPEVNTFGAGVQGTGSVGIDNLGTPNTRGFDLGIRFKF
- a CDS encoding DeoR/GlpR family DNA-binding transcription regulator, which produces MKKKERREIILNEVHLHNRVLLSDLTNILNVSMDTVRRDLMELDKHKLLKKVHGGAVSNGFNIHSDQNREIYEYENKSIIAKKGISLLNHGDVVLITGGSTNLELAKLLPQKMNLTFFTPSLPMAVELLNNSSMLSEVHLIGGKLSKGSQLATGGNSINTLAEITADICFLGTGYMDLDKGITEIDWEIAQMKKAMVNASRKIVSLSISKKLDTINRYKICDLTQVDTLVTELDPSDKSLEKYQKAGLKLL